In Nocardia asteroides, a single genomic region encodes these proteins:
- a CDS encoding 2Fe-2S iron-sulfur cluster-binding protein, whose translation MFMASPSSSGPTDGTVTVILNGRKTAVPRRSGETLLETARRAGLSPPFSCEQGNCATCIAVVTEGHATMRQNEALAEDEVEEGYILTCQAVPDTADITVDYE comes from the coding sequence ATGTTCATGGCGAGTCCCAGTTCTTCAGGTCCGACGGACGGCACCGTGACCGTCATCCTGAACGGCAGGAAGACGGCGGTGCCGCGGCGTTCGGGCGAGACGCTGCTCGAGACCGCCAGGCGCGCGGGGCTCAGCCCGCCGTTCTCCTGCGAACAGGGCAACTGCGCCACCTGCATCGCCGTGGTGACCGAGGGGCACGCCACCATGCGGCAGAACGAGGCGCTGGCCGAGGACGAGGTCGAGGAGGGGTACATCCTCACCTGCCAGGCCGTGCCGGACACCGCCGACATCACGGTCGACTACGAGTAG